The Argentina anserina chromosome 3, drPotAnse1.1, whole genome shotgun sequence genome includes a region encoding these proteins:
- the LOC126786484 gene encoding receptor-like protein 33, which translates to MEECFNCYHYPIYHFPVVHLSIARFVVRMTTLFLHFFLFLIATCVTNIIPAVHSKCIESQKQSLLNFKKSLVFDSSSSSSKLITWNSSTECCSWLGVTCSTDGSVVGLDISSESITCNIDDSSSLFQLQHLQSLNLAYNDFNGSSIPSAIGKLANLRYLNLTYAFYSGQIPIEVASLTRLEVLDISRNYLNGELKLENPNLGKLIQNLTELTELNLDYLNLSAEGSLWSQTISSSLPKLRVLTLSHCDLSGPIHESFSGLHSLSRLLLDFNYISAPVPKFFANFSSLVSLSLSNCDLHGAFPEEIFQVPTLQSVDLSTNSELQGSLPEFLKNGSLESLVLTGTKFSGVLPDSIGNLKKLSRLDLSSSNFTGAVPKSLGNLTQLEILVLSSNKFSSPINSIQWDKLTKLELLDLSNNLLYGSIPLSPFSIPLLQRLVLSGNNFSGQLLEFNNVSSYLLYELDLSSNNLEGSIPVSIFNIPKLQELRLSSNNLTGFPFDGLQNSKNLSFLDLSHNSLLYNHNGTDSSHPSLLQINTLMLASNKLKTFPSFLKYQSSLAYLDLSDNQIPGQIPNWIWGLPLNTLDLCCNKLVSLEAPLLGSTYNVLNIDLHLNQLQGQIPLFVSGNYLDYSKNNFSSSIPIDIGDFISSTAYLSLSSNNLEGGIPESICNASGLVLDLSNNSLSGIIPKCLTQISSLSVLDLRRNNLTGSISDTFLEGCNLKTLALSRNHITGQFPKSLANCSSLEVLDLGLNQIIGTFPCTLKNISTLRVLMLRSNNFYGPIGCRETNGTWPKLQIIDLAHNSFNGEIKGSSLTTWQAMMVNEDDYPIDLGFSYAAGSRSGLFIDYGDAITTTSKGQEMDLVKILTIFTSIDFSANKFNGTIPKEIGQLRSLYVLNLSSNAFTGEIPSTFGNMRAIESLDLSQNHLSGQIPLQLANLTFLSYLNVSNNQLSGRIPTSTQFSTFSNTSFQGNKGLWGPPLTADTPALLPAPTLNESSSNPNSKDDIGWDFISAEIGFTVGFGIAVGSLLFCKRWRECYYRAMCSTLFKIFPQLKRRFGNKTRHVYEIQRYGRR; encoded by the coding sequence ATGGAGGAATGTTTCAATTGCTACCATTATCCTATATACCACTTTCCTGTAGTGCATTTGTCCATCGCAAGATTTGTTGTAAGAATGACAACCCTGTTCCTCCATTTCTTCCTATTCTTGATCGCTACCTGTGTTACTAACATCATCCCTGCTGTTCACAGCAAGTGTATTGAATCCCAGAAACAATCATTGCTCAATTTCAAGAAAAGTCTTGTAtttgattcttcttcttcttcctccaagCTCATAACTTGGAATTCCAGCACCGAATGCTGTTCTTGGCTTGGAGTAACTTGCAGCACTGATGGGAGTGTTGTTGGACTTGACATCAGCAGCGAGTCCATCACATGCAACATTGACGATTCCAGCAGCCTATTCCAACTTCAACATCTTCAGAGCCTCAATTTAGCCTATAACGACTTCAATGGCTCCTCAATTCCATCTGCAATTGGAAAGCTTGCAAATTTGAGGTATCTAAATCTAACCTATGCCTTCTATTCTGGGCAAATTCCCATTGAGGTTGCAAGCTTGACAAGGTTAGAGGTTCTTGATATCTCTAGAAATTACCTGAATGGGGAGCTAAAACTTGAGAACCCGAATTTAGGCAAGCTAATTCAGAACCTTACAGAGCTTACAGAGTTGAACCTTGATTATTTAAACCTATCAGCTGAGGGATCACTGTGGAGCCAAACCATATCATCTTCACTTCCAAAGCTGAGGGTGTTAACCTTGTCCCATTGTGATCTTTCAGGCCCTATTCATGAATCATTTTCCGGACTTCATTCTCTATCCAGATTATTATTGGATTTCAACTACATCTCTGCTCCAGTTCCCAAATTCTTTGCCAATTTTTCAAGTTTGGTTTCCTTGAGTCTCTCTAATTGTGACTTGCATGGAGCATTTCCTGAAGAGATATTCCAGGTACCTACACTACAGTCTGTTGACTTATCAACTAATTCAGAGCTACAGGGCTCCTTGCCGGAGTTTCTCAAGAATGGATCTCTCGAATCCCTAGTCCTAACGGGGACTAAATTTTCAGGAGTCTTGCCGGACTCTATTGGCAACCTTAAAAAGCTGTCCAGATTAGATCTGTCAAGTTCCAATTTCACAGGAGCAGTTCCAAAGTCACTGGGAAACCTAACACAATTGGAGATTTTAGTCCTGTCATCCAACAAATTTTCTAGTCCAATCAATTCTATTCAATGGGACAAACTCACCAAGCTTGAGCTTCTTGACTTATCCAACAATCTACTCTATGGGAGCATTCCGTTGTCTCCCTTTTCCATTCCCTTGCTGCAGAGGTTAGTACTTTCTGGAAATAACTTCTCTGGTCAGTTGCTTGAATTCAATAATGTCTCTTCGTACTTGTTGTACGAACTTGATTTGAGTAGCAACAATTTAGAAGGATCAATACCTGTGTCTATCTTTAACATTCCAAAGCTTCAAGAGCTTCGTCTATCTTCAAACAACTTGACTGGTTTCCCTTTTGATGGCCTTCAGAACTCAAAAAATCTTTCATTTCTGGATCTATCCCATAATAGCTTGTTGTACAATCATAATGGTACCGACTCATCACACCCCTCCCTCCTTCAGATCAACACCTTGATGTTGGCTTCGAACAAGTTGAAAACATTCCCAAGTTTCTTGAAATATCAATCAAGTTTAGCCTACTTGGACCTTTCAGACAACCAGATTCCAGGtcagatacccaattggattTGGGGGCTTCCTCTAAATACTCTAGATCTCTGTTGCAACAAGTTGGTAAGTCTAGAAGCTCCTTTACTTGGCTCTACCTACAATGTCTTGAATATCGATCTTCACTTAAACCAACTTCAAGGACAAATCCCATTGTTTGTAAGTGGCAATTATTTGGATTACTCAAAAAATAACTTCAGCTCTAGTATACCAATTGACATTGGTGATTTCATTTCTTCCACGGCCTACCTTTCCCTTTCAAGCAATAACTTGGAGGGGGGAATTCCAGAATCAATATGCAATGCAAGTGGTCTAGTTCTTGATCTCTCCAATAACTCTTTGAGTGGAATCATTCCCAAATGCTTGACTCAGATATCTTCACTCTCTGTCCTTGATTTGAGGAGAAACAACCTTACTGGATCTATCTCCGACACTTTTCTTGAAGGTTGTAATTTGAAAACTCTAGCACTGAGCAGAAATCACATAACAGGTCAGTTTCCAAAATCTCTAGCCAATTGTTCAAGCTTAGAGGTTTTAGACCTTGGACTCAATCAAATTATAGGCACCTTTCCCTGCACATTGAAGAACATATCCACCTTGCGTGTACTTATGTTGCGATCCAACAACTTTTATGGACCCATTGGGTGTCGTGAGACCAATGGCACCTGGCCGAAGCTTCAAATCATAGACTTGGCTCATAACAGTTTCAATGGTGAAATAAAAGGTTCATCGTTGACAACATGGCAGGCAATgatggtcaatgaagatgattaTCCAATCGACCTTGGATTTTCATATGCAGCAGGTAGTAGAAGTGGGTTGTTTATTGATTATGGGGATGCAATAACAACTACAAGCAAAGGTCAAGAGATGGACCTTGTAAAGATTTTAACCATCTTCACTTCGATTGACTTCTCTGCTAACAAGTTCAATGGAACAATACCCAAGGAAATAGGCCAACTGAGATCATTGTATGTCCTCAATCTGTCAAGTAATGCTTTCACAGGTGAAATCCCATCAACCTTTGGTAACATGAGAGCCATCGAGTCCTTAGACCTCTCACAAAACCACCTGAGCGGCCAAATTCCACTACAGCTTGCCAATCTCACTTTCCTTTCGTACCTGAATGTCTCAAATAATCAACTGTCAGGAAGGATCCCAACCAGCACTCAGTTTTCGACATTTTCAAATACCTCCTTCCAGGGTAACAAGGGATTATGGGGGCCTCCTCTCACAGCAGATACACCAGCCCTATTGCCAGCACCTACGTTAAATGAAAGCTCAAGCAATCCAAATTCTAAAGATGATATTGGTTGGGATTTTATCAGTGCTGAAATCGGATTTACAGTTGGGTTTGGAATCGCCGTCGGGTCACTTCTGTTTTGCAAGAGATGGAGGGAATGCTATTACAGAGCTATGTGTAGCACCCTGTTCAAGATATTCCCTCAGCTGAAACGAAGATTCGGCAATAAAACAAGGCATGTCTACGAAATTCAGAGGTACGGAAGACGCTGA